A single Microbacterium sp. YJN-G DNA region contains:
- a CDS encoding TadE/TadG family type IV pilus assembly protein encodes MSRRRPATSSRRSDRGSATIELVILLPALFAVMFIGVQAALYHHAREVAIAAAQEGARTAAGEHGSETTGTAAATSFVADAGGDDVLADATVSTSRSVATAVVIVTGRSLSVVPGWNPVVRQRASMPVERVTAP; translated from the coding sequence ATGTCACGACGCAGGCCGGCAACATCCAGTAGGCGCAGCGACCGCGGCTCGGCCACCATCGAGCTGGTCATCCTGCTGCCCGCACTGTTCGCGGTCATGTTCATCGGGGTTCAGGCCGCGCTCTACCACCACGCCCGCGAGGTGGCTATCGCTGCCGCCCAGGAGGGGGCTCGCACAGCTGCAGGCGAACACGGCAGCGAAACGACCGGAACCGCGGCTGCCACGTCATTCGTCGCTGACGCCGGCGGTGACGACGTCCTGGCCGATGCCACCGTCTCAACGAGCCGCTCGGTGGCCACCGCGGTCGTCATCGTGACCGGACGCAGCCTCAGCGTCGTTCCCGGCTGGAACCCCGTCGTACGGCAACGCGCCAGCATGCCGGTGGAGAGAGTGACTGCGCCATGA
- a CDS encoding LysM peptidoglycan-binding domain-containing protein — MTPPALRQRLHGLAATLVVLLLVIGMPLMLITIGARPSDIELSELRVLLSRPDDGTLALTVIAVAAWTAWIVVAVSVVVEAVALVRGVPAPSLPGFGLPQHGASQLVAAAALLFIATPTVSLAVSPTPVHAVFAAPVPDTPRLESADTAPVLAQSTPAPTGVSAAPATAISDYTVKRGDSLWRIAERMLGEGGRYTEIVELNRELLHGRPDFIVAGTVLKVPQEADSSSTDHPVEQYEVQPGDTLSEIAERQLGDPLRYPDLFEASRDTIQHNGAHLTDPDLIQPGWTVTIPNTTHRGGKTGAPQDRLPEVVVPPVFQPTPDVDPTHTAVPELEPAPAADATSPAVDETPTPWLLPGLTGAGALLAGLVLLAVRAHRNTQLRYRRPGQTVAPPPPELRAVEKTAMHAGAPMTATIKQLDQALRALAVDTAAAGLAIPRLVRAVLADDTVTLHLAEDSDLPAPWAGAGEVWSTRLRAEGPTTDVLAPYPLLVSIGQDEAGGLHLLNLESFGVASLSGGTEAATSLARHVAAELALNPWSVLVNVNVIGFGQELAELDTLRLHHHDNGDKVIASIAENLAAAQESGTGEPDPFWAVITTGDGASELAMLLAAPATARLGAALVAVNAPVPGSLLLEVDRSGRLLAPAFGLDLHASGLTALEASACAAIVDLTRESEAIRIPTTTAAPDGLRTLTDHAGALRSDLAGAREVQGTSEGSLLPRPVEEYLAAAATTAEDVVTLAPVVPAQVRRQVEQSDPTLDQDVADWFDTESVRPRLMLLGPVTARAYGIVAPSITKRRPYFVELLAFLALHPEGVTGSAVADAFSIAGSRARTDLGSLRAWLGDNQRTGHKHLPPANGSPTFRKTGVKAYQVQDVLVDLDLFRRLRARGEARGVEGISELKTALSLVEGVPFSRLRERGWSWLLDGERLHETIGCAIVDTAHVIVVDALAKDDLATARRAAETACKAAPYDDICRLDLVKVTAVEGHVEAADRMLVDDVFNRADDHLPPVDLPERTREVAFKQNWNASRASGNS; from the coding sequence ATGACCCCGCCCGCGCTTCGCCAGAGACTCCACGGACTTGCGGCCACGCTGGTCGTCCTGCTCCTCGTGATCGGCATGCCGCTCATGCTGATCACGATCGGCGCGCGCCCGTCGGACATCGAGCTCAGCGAGCTGAGAGTGTTGCTGTCCCGCCCGGACGACGGCACCCTCGCCCTCACCGTCATCGCCGTGGCCGCGTGGACGGCGTGGATCGTGGTCGCAGTCTCGGTGGTCGTCGAAGCCGTCGCTCTCGTACGCGGAGTGCCGGCCCCGTCGCTTCCCGGGTTCGGCCTCCCGCAGCACGGTGCCAGCCAACTCGTCGCTGCAGCCGCCCTGTTGTTCATCGCGACTCCGACGGTTTCCCTTGCAGTCTCGCCCACGCCCGTCCACGCTGTTTTCGCTGCGCCCGTCCCGGACACGCCGCGACTGGAGTCCGCCGACACTGCGCCCGTCCTCGCCCAGTCAACGCCCGCCCCGACCGGCGTCTCCGCGGCTCCGGCGACGGCGATCTCCGACTACACCGTCAAACGGGGCGACAGCTTGTGGCGGATTGCCGAACGCATGCTCGGCGAGGGCGGGCGCTACACCGAGATCGTCGAGCTGAATCGCGAGTTGCTCCACGGACGACCCGACTTCATCGTCGCCGGCACTGTGCTCAAGGTCCCTCAAGAAGCAGACTCATCTTCCACCGACCACCCGGTGGAGCAGTACGAGGTGCAACCCGGTGACACGCTCTCCGAGATCGCTGAAAGACAGCTGGGTGACCCGCTGCGCTACCCCGACTTGTTCGAGGCATCGCGCGACACGATCCAGCACAACGGGGCACATCTGACGGACCCCGACCTGATCCAGCCCGGCTGGACGGTCACCATCCCCAACACCACGCATCGCGGCGGCAAGACCGGGGCACCTCAAGACCGGCTACCAGAAGTCGTCGTCCCACCGGTGTTTCAGCCCACGCCTGACGTCGACCCGACCCACACAGCGGTGCCGGAGCTAGAGCCGGCGCCTGCAGCGGACGCGACGTCCCCCGCAGTCGACGAGACCCCCACCCCCTGGCTGCTGCCGGGTCTCACGGGCGCCGGTGCACTTCTCGCCGGTCTGGTCCTGCTCGCGGTGCGAGCCCACCGCAACACCCAGCTTCGCTACCGCCGCCCCGGCCAGACAGTCGCCCCTCCCCCGCCAGAGCTGCGCGCCGTCGAGAAGACGGCGATGCACGCGGGAGCCCCGATGACAGCAACCATCAAGCAGCTCGACCAGGCATTGCGTGCGCTCGCCGTCGACACGGCGGCCGCAGGGCTCGCCATCCCACGCCTGGTGCGGGCGGTCCTCGCCGACGACACGGTCACACTCCATCTTGCAGAGGACTCCGATCTCCCTGCTCCGTGGGCGGGCGCCGGTGAGGTCTGGTCGACACGGTTGCGGGCGGAGGGGCCGACGACCGACGTGCTCGCCCCGTACCCCCTGCTCGTCTCAATCGGCCAGGACGAAGCCGGCGGACTTCACCTCCTGAATCTGGAGTCGTTCGGTGTGGCAAGCCTGAGCGGTGGCACCGAAGCTGCAACTTCCCTCGCACGCCATGTCGCTGCGGAACTGGCACTGAACCCCTGGTCGGTGCTCGTGAACGTCAACGTCATCGGCTTCGGACAGGAGCTGGCCGAGCTCGACACCCTGCGCCTTCATCACCACGACAACGGGGACAAGGTCATCGCATCGATCGCCGAGAACCTCGCCGCCGCCCAGGAATCGGGCACCGGTGAACCCGATCCGTTTTGGGCAGTGATCACCACCGGCGACGGTGCTAGCGAGCTCGCGATGCTGCTGGCTGCCCCTGCGACCGCTCGACTGGGCGCAGCCCTCGTGGCCGTCAACGCGCCGGTCCCCGGATCGCTCCTCCTCGAGGTGGACAGGAGCGGACGCCTGCTCGCGCCCGCCTTTGGTCTGGACCTACACGCCTCTGGCCTCACCGCCCTTGAAGCGTCGGCGTGTGCGGCCATTGTCGATCTCACCCGCGAGAGCGAAGCGATACGCATCCCCACGACCACTGCGGCCCCGGACGGGTTGCGAACACTGACAGATCACGCAGGAGCTCTTCGCTCCGACCTGGCAGGAGCCCGCGAGGTTCAGGGAACCAGCGAGGGCTCACTACTGCCACGACCGGTCGAGGAGTACCTCGCCGCGGCCGCCACGACAGCGGAGGACGTGGTCACCCTCGCTCCAGTAGTTCCCGCACAGGTGCGCAGGCAGGTCGAGCAGTCCGACCCCACCCTGGACCAGGACGTTGCTGACTGGTTCGACACCGAAAGCGTCCGCCCCCGGTTGATGCTGCTGGGCCCGGTCACCGCCCGCGCGTACGGCATCGTCGCCCCATCGATCACCAAGCGCAGGCCCTACTTCGTCGAGCTGCTCGCCTTCCTTGCCCTGCACCCTGAAGGCGTCACTGGCAGCGCGGTGGCCGATGCCTTCTCGATCGCAGGCTCGCGAGCAAGAACGGACCTCGGCTCGCTGCGTGCCTGGCTGGGAGACAACCAACGGACCGGCCATAAACACCTGCCGCCAGCAAACGGCTCCCCGACCTTCCGAAAGACCGGGGTCAAGGCCTACCAGGTCCAAGACGTGCTGGTCGACCTCGACCTCTTCCGTCGACTGCGTGCCCGGGGCGAAGCCCGCGGCGTTGAGGGCATCAGCGAACTCAAAACTGCGTTGAGCCTAGTCGAGGGCGTGCCCTTCAGCCGCTTGCGTGAGCGAGGATGGAGCTGGTTGCTTGATGGCGAACGCCTTCACGAAACCATCGGCTGCGCGATCGTCGACACCGCGCATGTCATCGTCGTCGACGCACTCGCGAAGGACGACCTGGCCACGGCCCGGAGAGCCGCCGAGACCGCGTGCAAGGCAGCGCCGTACGACGACATCTGCCGCCTCGACCTAGTCAAGGTGACCGCCGTCGAGGGGCACGTGGAGGCCGCTGACCGCATGCTCGTGGACGACGTCTTCAACCGAGCAGACGACCACCTGCCGCCGGTCGACCTGCCCGAAAGAACTCGAGAAGTGGCCTTCAAGCAAAACTGGAACGCCTCGCGGGCGTCTGGAAACAGCTAG
- a CDS encoding TadE family protein has product MKSPMGPPASRNGSEGGSASVEAAIAVPAFVLFVGLIIFGGRTTVAHQAVESAAVDAARSASLARTRSSAETAATAAATNSLANQDVACLKVTVHVDTAAFAAAVGQNAAVHVTIGCLLDLEDLAVPGVPGKRTVEARASSSLDTWRERS; this is encoded by the coding sequence ATGAAATCCCCGATGGGTCCCCCAGCCAGCCGGAATGGCAGCGAAGGTGGATCCGCATCGGTCGAGGCAGCGATTGCCGTGCCCGCTTTCGTGTTGTTCGTGGGCCTGATCATCTTCGGTGGCCGTACGACGGTTGCCCACCAGGCAGTCGAGTCGGCGGCTGTTGACGCCGCCCGGTCCGCGTCGCTTGCACGAACCAGGTCATCCGCCGAGACCGCCGCTACCGCGGCCGCCACGAACAGCTTGGCGAATCAGGACGTGGCCTGCTTGAAGGTCACCGTCCACGTCGACACCGCCGCTTTCGCCGCAGCAGTAGGTCAGAACGCTGCTGTGCACGTCACCATCGGCTGCCTGCTGGACCTTGAGGATCTCGCTGTGCCGGGAGTACCAGGCAAGCGCACCGTCGAAGCGAGAGCGAGCAGCTCTCTCGACACGTGGCGGGAGCGCTCATGA
- a CDS encoding TadE/TadG family type IV pilus assembly protein, whose product MIRNEHGSITLWMVNASFAMMMLVGLAVDLGGQVHAQQRAHNVAGQAARAGGQEVQAAPAVQGRYVAINAAAARNAAQDYLSTAGVNGTVSITDGTTITVNVTDTYRPKFLSIIGLGDLPVTGEASARLIRTVAGSEQ is encoded by the coding sequence ATGATCCGCAATGAGCATGGCTCCATCACGTTGTGGATGGTCAACGCGAGCTTCGCGATGATGATGCTCGTCGGGCTGGCCGTCGACCTCGGCGGGCAGGTCCACGCCCAACAGCGCGCCCACAACGTCGCTGGCCAGGCTGCGCGCGCCGGAGGCCAAGAGGTCCAGGCCGCACCGGCAGTCCAGGGACGTTACGTGGCCATCAATGCCGCGGCCGCACGCAACGCGGCCCAGGACTATCTCTCCACCGCCGGCGTCAACGGGACCGTGTCCATCACCGACGGCACCACCATCACCGTGAACGTGACCGACACCTATCGCCCTAAGTTCCTGAGCATCATCGGCCTCGGCGACCTGCCCGTCACGGGTGAGGCCTCGGCACGACTGATCCGCACCGTCGCAGGGAGCGAACAATGA
- a CDS encoding type II secretion system F family protein produces MTTGLQLALLAGAMVGLGLVLLTARVMPAEPDLADALRRLTPTRAPREDTSGSAAAGKERIGVWAIRALPPGVWVRTPTRELALLRVPLARFYGDKIVFAFLGLLIPPLLAAFLEFLDLGLPVTIPAFASLGLALVMFFLPNYNAIDDAKKARLEFTRALGAYIELVALERNNGSGVRQAMEAAAEIGDSWVFQRLNEELTRSRWSGLPPWEALHTLADELGLPELDDFADIMRLSGEEGASVYANLRARSAAMRTAMLNDELAQAHAVGERMTIPGSLLGVIFMALLVAPSLLRMFSNT; encoded by the coding sequence ATGACGACCGGGCTGCAGCTCGCGCTGCTCGCGGGAGCCATGGTCGGGCTGGGCCTCGTCCTCCTGACGGCCCGAGTGATGCCGGCAGAACCCGACCTCGCCGACGCCCTCCGCCGCTTGACGCCGACCCGCGCGCCCAGGGAAGACACGTCAGGATCCGCGGCCGCAGGCAAGGAACGCATCGGGGTCTGGGCGATCCGCGCGCTCCCGCCCGGCGTGTGGGTCCGCACCCCCACACGGGAGCTGGCCCTACTGCGAGTCCCGCTCGCACGGTTCTACGGGGACAAGATCGTCTTCGCGTTCCTCGGGTTGCTCATCCCGCCCCTCCTCGCCGCCTTCCTCGAGTTCCTCGACCTCGGGCTCCCAGTGACGATCCCCGCCTTCGCGTCGCTGGGGCTGGCCTTGGTGATGTTCTTCCTGCCCAACTACAACGCCATCGATGATGCGAAGAAGGCGCGCCTCGAGTTCACCCGCGCCCTTGGCGCCTACATCGAGCTCGTCGCGCTGGAGCGCAACAACGGCTCGGGCGTACGCCAGGCGATGGAGGCCGCGGCCGAGATCGGCGACTCGTGGGTCTTCCAACGCCTCAACGAAGAGCTGACGCGCTCCCGGTGGTCCGGGCTCCCACCCTGGGAGGCCCTGCACACCTTGGCCGACGAGCTCGGGCTCCCCGAGCTGGACGACTTCGCCGACATCATGCGCCTGTCCGGTGAGGAAGGCGCGAGCGTCTACGCCAACCTGCGTGCCCGCTCCGCAGCGATGCGCACCGCGATGCTCAACGACGAGCTCGCCCAGGCCCACGCAGTCGGCGAGCGGATGACCATCCCCGGCTCATTGCTGGGCGTCATCTTCATGGCGCTGCTCGTCGCCCCGTCGCTGCTCCGGATGTTCAGCAACACCTAA